TAAAGGTTCGCACTACATTTATCGAATGTCACAGGTTAATTCGTGTCCATTTGTAGCTAATTTCTCTAATTCTCTGTGAACTCTGTGCCTCTGTGGCTGAACGGTTACAATCTCTTTTAGTCTAACCACAGAATTATTGTAATGTAATGAATAACAAAGGATTTACCTTAATAGAATCAATTATCGTCGTTATTATCATCAGTTTAATTTGTGCCTTAGTTTTGCCAAACAGCGG
The DNA window shown above is from bacterium and carries:
- a CDS encoding prepilin-type N-terminal cleavage/methylation domain-containing protein yields the protein MNNKGFTLIESIIVVIIISLICALVLPNSG